Below is a genomic region from Delftia tsuruhatensis.
CTGGTCGAGCTGTTCGATGCCACGGGCACGCTGATGGGCGTGGCCAAGCGCGCGGGCCTGCTGGTGCCCAGCCGCATGCAGCGCTTCAACCGCTCGCTGCTGGCCGACAGCGGCGCCATCTTCGCGGGCTCGCTGCTGGGCACCTCCAGCACCACCGCCTACGTGGAAAGCGCGGCCGGCGTGCAGGCCGGCGGCCGCACGGGCCTGACGGCGCTGACCGTGGCCGTGCTCTTCCTGTGCTGCCTGTTCCTGGCGCCGCTGGCCGGTGTCGTGCCCGCCTATGCCACGGCGCCCGCGCTGTTCTTCGTGGCCTGCCTGATGCTCAAGGAGCTGACGGAGATCGAATGGGGCGAGACCACCGAGGCCATCCCCGCCGCCGTCACGGCCCTGCTCATGCCCTTCACCTACTCGGTGGCCAATGGCCTGGCCTTCGGCTTCATCACCTATGCCGTGCTCAAGCTGTTCACGGGCCGTGCCAAGGAAGTGCACTGGATGGTGTGGCTGATCGGAGGCGTCTTCCTCTTCAAGTTTGTGTATATCGGCGGCTGATACCGCAGCGATGCATGGTGGGGGCCCGTGCCTGGCAGCGATGCCTTGCACGGGCCTTTTTTTGCCAGGAGAGGCTATGCGGGGTAGATGGCGCCCAGGATGCGCGGGCCGCGCGCGCCCGTGACGGCAGGCAGATTGCCCGGCAGGCCCAGCAGGGCCTGGCGGGCCAGCCAGGCGAAGGCGGCGGCCTCCACCTGCAGCGGTGGCAGGCCGCGCGCGGCCGTGGTGTCCACGGCCACCCCGGGCAGCAGGGCGGCGATGCGTTGCATCAGATGGGCATTGAAGGCGCCGCCGCCGCAGACCAGCAGCTCGCGGCCGCCACGTCCGAAGCGCTGCACGGCCTCGGCGCAGGCGTGGGCCGTGAATTCGGTGAGCGTGGCCTGCACATCGGCCGGGGCCGCATCGGCCGCGCAGGCGGCGAGGTGGCCGGCCAGCCAGTCGGCATGGAACAGGTCGCGACCCGTGCTCTTGGGCGGCGGCTTGTGCAGGAAGGGCTCGGCCAGCAGCCTGTCCAGCAAGGCGGGCAGGACCTTGCCCATGGCCGCCCATCGACCTGCATCGTCGTAGGGCTGGCCCGTGTGGGCCTGGCACCAGCCGTCCATCAGCGCATTGCCGGGGCCGCAGTCGAAACCCAGCACCGTCTGTCCATCGCCATCCAGCACGCTGAGGTTGGCGATGCCGCCGACGTTGAGCGCCAGCACGGTCTGGCCAGACCGGCCGAACACGCCTTGGTGGAAGGCCGGTACCAGTGGCGCACCCTGGCCGCCAGCCGCCACATCGCGGCTGCGCAGGTCAGCCACCACCGTGATGCCGCTGAGCTCGGCCAGCAGGGCGGGGCTGTTGAGCTGCAGCGTGTAGCCCGTGCCGTCGAACATCTGCGGGCGGTGGCGCACGGTCTGGCCATGGGCGCCGATGGCGGCGATGTTGCCTGGCGCCATGCCGGTGGATGCCAGCAGCTCGCCCACCACTTCGGCATAGCTGCGCGCCAGACCGTTGGCGGCCAGGGCGGCGCGGTGCAGCTCGTCGTGGCCCTCGGGCCGGTTCAAGGCCAGCAGTTCGGCGCGCAGTCCGGCATCAAAGCCACGGCTGGCGTGCCAGAGCACCTGGGTGCCCTGGGAGAAATCCACCAGCACGCCGTCCACTCCGTCCAGCGAGGTGCCGGACATCAGGCCGATGCAGTAGCGGTGGGCGACAGAGGCGGGTGCAGCGTGGGTCATGGGGCAATGGTAGCCGCGCGGCACGGGTCGGATGCCCACAAAGGCAAGTGCCCGGAACGACAAAGGCTGCCGAGGCAGCCTTTGTTGGAGGGGCGCGGTGGCTCAGCGATGTTCAGCGCTCGCTGGCCAGGGCCAATGCCTCGTTCGAGGCCTGCAGCTCGATGCGCATCTGTGCAGCCAGCTTGTCGAAGGCCGCGCGACCGGCCTTGGAGACCGGGCGGGCGGCGTCGGTGGCCTGGACGATGGTCAGCGGGTCGCGGTGCTCGCCATTGACGCGGAATTCGAAGTGCAGGTGCGGGCCCGTGGCCCAGCCCGTGGAGCCCACGTTGCCGATGATGTCGCCCTGCTCGACGCGCTGGCCGCGCGTCACGCCGATGTGGCTCAGGTGGGCGTAGACGGTGGTGTGGTTGTTGGCGTGGTCCACGAAGATCACGTTGCCGTAGCCGTTCTGCACGCCGGCGAACGAGACGGTTCCATCGCCCACGGTGCGCACCTTGGTGCCCGTGGCGGCGGCGAAGTCCGTGCCCAGGTGGGCGCGCCAGGTCTTGTGGATGGGGTGCATGCGCATGGCAAAGCCGCTGCTGATGCGCGAGAACTCCACGGGAGATGTCAGGTAGGCCTGGCGGCGGCTCTTGCCGTCCAGCGTGTAGTAGTCGCCCTTGGCCTTGCCTTCATCCTGGAACCACATGGCCTGGACGACCTTGCCGTTGTTGTGGAACTCGGCGCTGAGCACGCGGCCCGCGCGCAGCGGCTCGCCATCGGCTTCCAGCGATTCATAGACCACGGAGAAGCGGTCGCCCTTGCGCAGGCTGCGGCGGAAGTCCACGTCGCCCTGGAAGATGTCGGCCATCTGCATGGCCACGGAATCGGGGATGGCCGCGGCATCGGTGGCGGCGAACAGCGAGCTGCGGATCACGCCACCTGCCAGGCGGGGGGATGCGGTCAGCTGACCGGTCTCGACACGGGCGCTCAGCTCGTTGTTCCTGCGCTCGACCACGAGGCGGCGAAAGCTGCCGTCCTCGTCGGGCGCCCAGCGCACGGTCAGCTGGGACAGCTGGTGGTCGGGCGTGGTCTCTGCCGTCACCAGGCGGCCCGCGCGGCCCAGCACATGCTGGCGCACCTGATCATTGCCGCGCATGAAGGCCGCGGCAGCCGGATCCGCCACGCCCAGGCGCTGCAGCAGGGTTTCGGCGGTGTCGCTGCCGCGCGTGTATTCGGAACGGTACAGGGAGATGCCCTGGATGCTGTCGGTCAGCTCGGCCAGGGTCTGTCCCTCGGCCAGCGACTCCACGGGCGTGGACAGCATGCGCACCGGCAGGTCCGCCGGATCGGGTCCCAGATTGGCCACGGCGAAGGCGCCGCCGCCGCCCGTGAGCAAGATGGCTGCCAGTGCCGCGGTGACACGCTTGGGGTGTTGCTGGATCACGGTGGTCAGTTGCGCAACAAGGGCACCGCCTGCATGCTTCAAGCCATATTTCACAACATTGAGTCCTTGGGTCGCGCGCATCCGCGTGGATGAACATGCGTGGGCTTCACCGTGGCGGGATACGCGCTCCAGACGGGCAACAAGTCCGCGCTCTGCGGTGCGGATAGGCGGGCGTCTAGAATTCGCCACAGCGAGAAAATCCCCGCAGTATACCGACGCAGTCCTACGCTGCCTGGCGAAAAACCCTTATGAATCAATCTGCTGTTACAACATTCCCGGTCACCGACGGTGTAGGCCAGGCGCTGGAAATCACCCTGCGCGGCGTGGATGAACTGCTGCCCCAGGCCGACTGGGTGCAGAAGCTGGCCCGGTCCGAGGCCACGGGCGTGCCGCTGCGCATCAAGCTGGGCCTGGACCCGACGGCGCCCGACATCCACCTGGGCCATACCGTGGTGCTCAACAAGATGCGCCAGCTCCAGGACCTGGGCCATCAGGTGATCTTCCTGATCGGCGACTTCACCACCCTGATCGGCGATCCTTCGGGCCGCAACAGCACGCGCCCGCCGCTGACGGCAGAGCAGATCAAGGTCAACGCCGAGACCTACTACACCCAGGCCGCCAAGGTGCTGGACCCGGCCCGCACCGAGGTGCGCTACAACAGCGAGTGGTGCGACAAGCTGGGCGCGCGCGGCATGATCGAGCTGTCGGCCAGGTACACGGTGGCGCGCATGATGGAGCGCAACGACTTCCACCAGCGCTTCACCGACGGCAACTCCATCAGCCTGCACGAATTCCTCTACCCGCTGCTGCAGGGCTATGACTCGGTGGCGCTGAAGTCCGATCTGGAGCTGGGCGGCACGGATCAGAAGTTCAACCTGCTCATGGGGCGCCACCTGCAGCAGGAGTATGGGCAGGAGACGCAGTGTGTGCTTACCATGCCGCTGCTCGTGGGGCTGGATGGCGAGCACAAGATGTCCAAGTCCAAGAACAACTACATCGGCATCACCGAGGACGCCAACACCATGTTCGCCAAGGTGCTGAGCATCTCGGACACGCTGATGTGGGACTGGTACACCCTGCTGTCGTTCAAGAGCCTGGCCGAGATCGCCGCGCTCAAGGCCGAGATCGCGGGCGGACGCAATCCCAAGGACGCCAAGGTCATGCTGGCCAAGGAGATCACGGCGCGCTTTCACAGCGCGGCCCTGGCCGAGGCGGCCGAGCAGGACTTCATCAACCGCAGCAAGGGCGGCGTTCCCGACGAGATCCCCGAAGTCAGCCTGTCCGGCGCGCCCCTGGGCATCGGCGCCCTGCTCAAGCAGGCCAGCCTGGCGCCGTCCACCAGCGAGGCCAACCGCCTGATCGACGGCGGTGGCGTGCGCGTGGACGGCTCGCCCGTCGGCGACCGGGGTCTGAAGCTCGATGCCGGCACCTATGTGGTGCAGGTGGGCAAGCGCAAGTTCGCGCGCGTGACGCTGCAGGCTTGAGGGCCTCTGCCCGAGCTTGTCAATGGTGCAAGCCCCGGGGGGCTGTAGTGCCTGGTTATTACCTTTGGCTATGGGTGATGCCGTCTAATTTGTTCCATTCAATGCGCCGGCCCTGGCACGGCGCGCCGTATGGAGCAACCGCAGGAGACGGCGATGAAACCATGGCTTGCAGCGGCAGCGGCCGCACTGTGCGCGGCGTCGGCCGCAGGAGCGGCTGGAGAGCGCGATGACCTCGATGCCGGCGCCAAGCTGGAGATCGCCGAGTCCCATGTCACCCTGCGGCTGACGCCCACCCATGCGCGCCGGCTGTTCATTCTGGATACGGCCTTTCCTGCGGCCCAGGCCGCCAAGACCTGGGTGGTCGATGGGCCGACAGGGCGCATCGAAAGCTCCTTCAGCCAGGCGTACTGGCCCAACTTCGCGGTTTCTCCCGACGGCAAGGAGCTGTACGCCGTCGACAGCTACTGGGAAAAGCACACGCGCGGCAAGCGCCAGGACTTCCTGGTGGTGCGCGATGCCCAAAGCCTGGACATCCTGGCCGAGATCCCGCTGCCCAGCGGCCGCCTGCTGGTGGTCACCAAGAAGCACAATTTCGCGGTCACGCCCGATGGCCGCTATGCCCTGTCCTACAACCTCGCGCCGCGCACCTCGGTCAGCGTGGTCGATCTGAAGGGTCGCCAGTACCTCGGCGATATCGACATCGCCGGCTGCGGGCTGGTCTTTGCCCATGGCGAGAACC
It encodes:
- the tyrS gene encoding tyrosine--tRNA ligase, which produces MNQSAVTTFPVTDGVGQALEITLRGVDELLPQADWVQKLARSEATGVPLRIKLGLDPTAPDIHLGHTVVLNKMRQLQDLGHQVIFLIGDFTTLIGDPSGRNSTRPPLTAEQIKVNAETYYTQAAKVLDPARTEVRYNSEWCDKLGARGMIELSARYTVARMMERNDFHQRFTDGNSISLHEFLYPLLQGYDSVALKSDLELGGTDQKFNLLMGRHLQQEYGQETQCVLTMPLLVGLDGEHKMSKSKNNYIGITEDANTMFAKVLSISDTLMWDWYTLLSFKSLAEIAALKAEIAGGRNPKDAKVMLAKEITARFHSAALAEAAEQDFINRSKGGVPDEIPEVSLSGAPLGIGALLKQASLAPSTSEANRLIDGGGVRVDGSPVGDRGLKLDAGTYVVQVGKRKFARVTLQA
- a CDS encoding anhydro-N-acetylmuramic acid kinase — protein: MTHAAPASVAHRYCIGLMSGTSLDGVDGVLVDFSQGTQVLWHASRGFDAGLRAELLALNRPEGHDELHRAALAANGLARSYAEVVGELLASTGMAPGNIAAIGAHGQTVRHRPQMFDGTGYTLQLNSPALLAELSGITVVADLRSRDVAAGGQGAPLVPAFHQGVFGRSGQTVLALNVGGIANLSVLDGDGQTVLGFDCGPGNALMDGWCQAHTGQPYDDAGRWAAMGKVLPALLDRLLAEPFLHKPPPKSTGRDLFHADWLAGHLAACAADAAPADVQATLTEFTAHACAEAVQRFGRGGRELLVCGGGAFNAHLMQRIAALLPGVAVDTTAARGLPPLQVEAAAFAWLARQALLGLPGNLPAVTGARGPRILGAIYPA
- a CDS encoding amine dehydrogenase large subunit is translated as MKPWLAAAAAALCAASAAGAAGERDDLDAGAKLEIAESHVTLRLTPTHARRLFILDTAFPAAQAAKTWVVDGPTGRIESSFSQAYWPNFAVSPDGKELYAVDSYWEKHTRGKRQDFLVVRDAQSLDILAEIPLPSGRLLVVTKKHNFAVTPDGRYALSYNLAPRTSVSVVDLKGRQYLGDIDIAGCGLVFAHGENRFSTLCADGSVATVRFDDKLQAETQRAEGVFDAQRDPAFEHSGWDRRRQQLHLVTYSGAVVTVDLSGPVARKQAPWHLATRQERAAGWLPGGWQVSAFHGPSQRLYVLMHKGHAWTHKDAGTEVWVFDVASQKRVQRIRLKEKAHSVAVSQDDRPLVYTIAENTDIFMHDAAGKVVAKIDKLGMSPQILTVADE
- a CDS encoding peptidoglycan DD-metalloendopeptidase family protein, whose amino-acid sequence is MRATQGLNVVKYGLKHAGGALVAQLTTVIQQHPKRVTAALAAILLTGGGGAFAVANLGPDPADLPVRMLSTPVESLAEGQTLAELTDSIQGISLYRSEYTRGSDTAETLLQRLGVADPAAAAFMRGNDQVRQHVLGRAGRLVTAETTPDHQLSQLTVRWAPDEDGSFRRLVVERRNNELSARVETGQLTASPRLAGGVIRSSLFAATDAAAIPDSVAMQMADIFQGDVDFRRSLRKGDRFSVVYESLEADGEPLRAGRVLSAEFHNNGKVVQAMWFQDEGKAKGDYYTLDGKSRRQAYLTSPVEFSRISSGFAMRMHPIHKTWRAHLGTDFAAATGTKVRTVGDGTVSFAGVQNGYGNVIFVDHANNHTTVYAHLSHIGVTRGQRVEQGDIIGNVGSTGWATGPHLHFEFRVNGEHRDPLTIVQATDAARPVSKAGRAAFDKLAAQMRIELQASNEALALASER